The Parvibaculum sp. DNA segment TTGCCGCGCAGTTGCGGTTCGACGGCGAGCGGCCCGAGCATCAGCCCCGGCTTGCCGCCGATCAGGATCGGCCAGAAGCTCAAGGCGCCGACCATGCGGCGTTCGGCGCCCTCGCCCGCAAAGGCGACATAGCAAAGCTCCGGCGCCGGATGATTGCCCTCGCGCAAGCGTTGCGCGGCTTTCGCATAACGGCCGGGACCGAAGGAAAGGTCGAGCAGTGCTTCGATGGCAGGCCCGTGCTCGGGCCGCTCGGCTTCGATTTCAAACATCGGAGTTTCTTTCAAGGATTGGACGCGCAAACGGGAAGTGCCCGCCCGTTGCGTCGCCCGCCCTCGCGCTCAGGCGGGGAACGGACGGATCGCGCGGGCGCGCGGCAGGCCGGGAGCGCCACGGCTCCCTTCCTTCATTCGTCGTCGCTGCGTCGCGCCGCCTGTCATCCCGTCGATCCGTCTGAGGCCGCGCCCCGTGGGGCGCCAGCCGCTGCCTTGAAAGGACAGTCCGGTAGCACGGCCAATTCCTTGCGTAAAGCGCCTTCATGGGCGCGCAAGGCCGAAAAAGGCTGGAATGGCCGCTCGCCCTTGGCTAGCTTGCCCGCCAACAAGGACAACCGGACCGAGAGGGAACGTCATGGGAATTCTGGAAGGCAAGGTGGTGCTGGTCACAGGCGCCGCAGGCGGCATCGGCCGCGAATGCGCGCTGATCGCGGCCCAACAGGGCGCCAAGGTCGTGGTCAACGACCTCGGCGGCAGCGTCAAGGGCGGCGACGAGGGCAATGCCTCGGCCGCGCAAAAGACCGTCGACGAAATCAAGGCGGCGGGCGGCGAAGCGGTCGCCAATTCCGACAGCGTGTCGATGAAGTCGGGCGCCGAAAACATGATCGCCCAGGCGCTCGACACGTTCGGCGGCCTGCACTCGATCATCAGCCCCGCCGGCATTCTGCGCGACGGCATGTTCCACAAGATGCCCGACGAAGACTGGGACGCTGTCCTCGAAGTGCACCTGAAGGGCAGCTACAACATCACCCGCGCCGCCATCAATCATTTCCGCGAACAGCAGGAGGGCAACTTCGTTCTCTTCACCTCGACAAGCGGATTGATCGGCAATATCGGCCAGGCGAACTACGCCGCCGCCAAGATGGGCATTGCCGGTCTCTCGCGCATCATCGCGATGGAAGGCGCGTCGAAGAACGTCCGCTCCAACATCATCGCGCCCTTCGCATGGACGCGCATGATCGCCACCATTCCGGTGAAGGACGAGGCATCGGCCCAACGCGTCGAGCGCATGAAGAATGCGATGCGCGCCGAACAGGTCGGCAATTTCGCCGTGGCGCTGGCCGCGCCCTCATGCACGACGAACGGTCAGATCTTCTCCGTGCGCGGCAACGAGATCGTGCTCTTCTCGCAGCCCCGGCCCGTCAAGAGCGTCGCCCGCATCGACGGCTGGACGCCGGAAACGATCCTCTCCCACGGCCTGCCCGCCATGGCCGGCGGCTATACCGACCTCGGCAACACCGGCTCGGTTTTCACCTGGGAACCGGTCTGACCCGATCGACGGCGACTGGACAGAATGCGCGGCCGGGGCTCCAATGCTCCGGCCGTTTGCATGTCGAGGAGGCCGCATGACGAAACGCAAACCGCCGCCCAAACCGCGCAATCCGGTTGCGAAGGCGCTGGCCGATCCGCTGTTCCGCAAGCGCGTCGTCAAACCGAAGCGAAAATACTCTCGTAAAACCGACGAGCCGCCGGTCGAGGAAGATCAGCCGGAAGACGACGGCGACTGAATCCACCGCGCCTTGCCCGGTCCGAAATGCTCGGCCGCGAAATCGACAAAGGCACGGACCTTCGCCGACAGATGCCGCGTATGCGGATAGATGACATGGAGCCGCAAGGGTGGCATCGACCAGTCTTCGAGCGCACGGACGAGCCGTCCGGTGCGCAACTCCTCGTGACAGACGAAATCGGGCGAAAGGCAGAGCCCCGCGCCCGCCCGCAGCAGCGGCAGCATCGCATCCGCATTGTTGCAGAACAGATGTCCCCTGACCGCGACATCCTCGCGCGCGCCGCCCGGACCGGCGAAACTCATTTGTTCGGGGCGCGACAACAGCGTGTAGAGCAGGAAGCGATGGGCCGCGAGATCGGCCGGACGCGCCGGCATCCCGTATTTCTCGAAATAGGCAGGCGCGCCGACAACATAGCGTTCGACCGGCGCAAGCTGGCGCGCGATCAGGCTTGAATCCTCAAGCGCCGAAATCCGGAGCGACACGTCGAACCCCTCCTCGATCAGATCGACGCGTCGATCGTTGAGCACGAGATCGACATCGAGATCGGGATAGCGCGCAACGAACGCGGGCAGCGCCGGCCCAAGTTCGAGAATGCCGAAACTCATCGGCGCGTTGATGCGCAGCCGCCCGCGCACCTGGCCTTCGATGCAGTTGGCTTCGGCGGCAGCCTCTTCCGCCTCGGCGACGATGCGTTGTGCCCGCTCGAAGACCACCGCCCCCGCCTCGGTGACGGCGACGCGCCGCGTCGTCCGGTTGAGCAGCCGCACCCCGAGCTCGTCTTCCAGCGCCGAAACCTGGCGGCTGACCACCGATTTGGAGAGCCCGAGCGCGTCGGCCGCCGCCGTGAACCCGCCCAGCTCGACCACCCGCGCGAAGACCGCAAACCCGTTGAGATCCGTCATCACATTGTTCCTGATATGCAACAATTTGTTCCAATATCCTCAGATTGTATCTCACTGGATACCAATTAGATAGGAGGCATGGATTTGACGACATCCCTTCGGGGGCAAAACAGGAGAGCGGCATGACCGGCAAGACCAGAATTCTCGTGCTCTATCACAGCGCCTACGGCCACATCGAAACGCTGGCGAAAGCCGTTGCCGAAGGCGCGGGCAGCGTCGGCGGTGTCGAAGTAACGCTGAAGCGTGTGCCCGAAACCATGCCCGCCGAAGCGATGAAGAACGCCGGCATGAAGACCGACCAGGATGCGCCGGTCGCCACCCCGCAGGAACTCGCCGATTACGACGGCATCGTCTTCGGTACGCCGACCCGCTTCGGCAACATGACGGGGCAGATGCGCACCTTCCTCGACCAGACGGGCGGCCTCTGGGCAAAGGGCGCGCTTGTCGGCAAGGCGGGCTCGGTCTTCACCTCGACCGGCACGGGTGCCGGCAACGAAACGACCATCACCTCGTTCCACTCCACGCTGCTGCATCACGGCATGGTCGTCGTCGGCCTGCCTTATGCCGTCGGCACGGAACTCTTCGACATCTCGGAAGTGCGCGGCGGCTCGCCCTATGGCGCATCGACGCTGGCGGGCGGCGACGGCAGCCGCAGCCCGAGCGACAAGGAACTGAGCCTCGCCCGCAAACAGGGCGCGCATGTCGCGCGCATCGCGAGCAAGCTGAAGCAATAGCATCCGGCCCCGCGCAAAAGCCCGGCGGCCGAAAGGAGAAAATCATGATCGACATTCGCACACTTGAAAGTCTTGGTGGCGCCGATCACGGCTGGCTGAAGGCGAAGCATCACTTCTCTTTCGCCGGCTACTACGACGAGGCGCGCATGGGCTGGGGCAAACTCCGGGTCTGGAACGACGACCTCATTCGCGCCGGCACCGGCTTCCCGCTGCACGGTCATCGCGACATGGAAATCGTCACCTATGTGCGCGAAGGCGCGGTCAGCCACCGCGATCACCTGAACAATGAAGGCCGCACAAAGGCCGGCGACGTGCAGGTGATGTCGGCCGGCACCGGCATCCGCCACGAGGAATGGAATCTGGAAAGCGACGATGCGCGAATTTTCCAGATCTGGATCGAGCCCGCCCGCCGGGGCATCGCGCCGCGCTGGGAAACGGCCTCCTTTCCGAAGGAAGACCGGAAAGGAAAGCTGATGGCGCTCGCCAGCGGCAAGCCGGACGCGCCGGCCGAAGCCTTGTGGATCGCGCAGGACGCCGAAATTCTCGGTGCGACGCTCGACGCAGGCACCGAAGTGACCCATGTCACTGAGGAAGGCCGTCTCGTCTATCTCGTTCCGGCGCGCGGACACATTACGGTCAATGGCGTGACGGTGCCGGAACGCGCCGGCGCCGCCATCCGCGGCGAGACCGAACTCATTATCCGCGCCGGCGAAGACGCCGAAATTCTTCTGGTGGACCTGCCGCCCGAAGCGTGAGCGGCCAAACGGCACAATGAAAGGAAAGCACGATGGGACTTCTGGTGGACGGCAAGTGGACCGACAAGTGGTACGACACCAAGTCGACCGGCGGCGCCTTCAAGCGGCAGGAATCCGCCTTCCGCAACTGGGTCACGGCCGACGGCGCGGCCGGACCGACGGGCGAGGCCGGTTTCATGGCCGAGGCCGGGCGCTATCACCTCTATGTGTCGCTGGCCTGCCCCTGGGCGCATCGCACACTGATCTTCCGCGCCCTCAAGAAGCTCGACGGCATGATTTCGCTGACGGTTGTCGATCCGCTGATGCTGGAAGAAGGCTGGACGATGAAGGACGAAGGCGGCACGCGCGACATCGTCAACGGCAAGACCCGCCTGCACGAAGTCTATACGCTCGCAAAGCCCGACTACAGCGGCCGGGTCACGGTGCCGGTGCTCTGGGACAAGAAGACCGGAACCATCGTCTCCAACGAATCCGCCGATATCATCCGTATGCTGAACTCGGCCTTCGACGGCATCGAGGGCGTTGACT contains these protein-coding regions:
- a CDS encoding N-acetyltransferase, yielding MFEIEAERPEHGPAIEALLDLSFGPGRYAKAAQRLREGNHPAPELCYVAFAGEGAERRMVGALSFWPILIGGKPGLMLGPLAVEPQLRGKGCGIKLMEKGLADAKRLGHRLVILVGDAPYYARVGFGPVPPGRLTMPGPVDPARLLYRELDIGAFTGVKGAIEKPRSAAAAR
- a CDS encoding SDR family NAD(P)-dependent oxidoreductase, with the translated sequence MGILEGKVVLVTGAAGGIGRECALIAAQQGAKVVVNDLGGSVKGGDEGNASAAQKTVDEIKAAGGEAVANSDSVSMKSGAENMIAQALDTFGGLHSIISPAGILRDGMFHKMPDEDWDAVLEVHLKGSYNITRAAINHFREQQEGNFVLFTSTSGLIGNIGQANYAAAKMGIAGLSRIIAMEGASKNVRSNIIAPFAWTRMIATIPVKDEASAQRVERMKNAMRAEQVGNFAVALAAPSCTTNGQIFSVRGNEIVLFSQPRPVKSVARIDGWTPETILSHGLPAMAGGYTDLGNTGSVFTWEPV
- a CDS encoding LysR family transcriptional regulator, coding for MTDLNGFAVFARVVELGGFTAAADALGLSKSVVSRQVSALEDELGVRLLNRTTRRVAVTEAGAVVFERAQRIVAEAEEAAAEANCIEGQVRGRLRINAPMSFGILELGPALPAFVARYPDLDVDLVLNDRRVDLIEEGFDVSLRISALEDSSLIARQLAPVERYVVGAPAYFEKYGMPARPADLAAHRFLLYTLLSRPEQMSFAGPGGAREDVAVRGHLFCNNADAMLPLLRAGAGLCLSPDFVCHEELRTGRLVRALEDWSMPPLRLHVIYPHTRHLSAKVRAFVDFAAEHFGPGKARWIQSPSSSG
- the wrbA gene encoding NAD(P)H:quinone oxidoreductase — encoded protein: MTGKTRILVLYHSAYGHIETLAKAVAEGAGSVGGVEVTLKRVPETMPAEAMKNAGMKTDQDAPVATPQELADYDGIVFGTPTRFGNMTGQMRTFLDQTGGLWAKGALVGKAGSVFTSTGTGAGNETTITSFHSTLLHHGMVVVGLPYAVGTELFDISEVRGGSPYGASTLAGGDGSRSPSDKELSLARKQGAHVARIASKLKQ
- a CDS encoding pirin family protein — protein: MIDIRTLESLGGADHGWLKAKHHFSFAGYYDEARMGWGKLRVWNDDLIRAGTGFPLHGHRDMEIVTYVREGAVSHRDHLNNEGRTKAGDVQVMSAGTGIRHEEWNLESDDARIFQIWIEPARRGIAPRWETASFPKEDRKGKLMALASGKPDAPAEALWIAQDAEILGATLDAGTEVTHVTEEGRLVYLVPARGHITVNGVTVPERAGAAIRGETELIIRAGEDAEILLVDLPPEA
- a CDS encoding glutathione S-transferase family protein; protein product: MGLLVDGKWTDKWYDTKSTGGAFKRQESAFRNWVTADGAAGPTGEAGFMAEAGRYHLYVSLACPWAHRTLIFRALKKLDGMISLTVVDPLMLEEGWTMKDEGGTRDIVNGKTRLHEVYTLAKPDYSGRVTVPVLWDKKTGTIVSNESADIIRMLNSAFDGIEGVDSGLDFYPSALRGEIDAINETVYDKVNNGVYKAGFATEQAVYEDAVTALFAELDRLEARLGTQPYLAGDRITEADWRLFTTLIRFDAVYHGHFKCNLRRIADYPNLTGLLRRLYNMPGIAAAVNFDHIKQHYYGSHKTINPTGIVPAGPILDLDEPRERKRAAS